Proteins from a genomic interval of Clostridium scatologenes:
- the cas5b gene encoding type I-B CRISPR-associated protein Cas5b, producing MQAVRFKLSGRTAFFKKPDVNTYYYFTYGNIHKVALLGIMGSIVGLDGYNKQSEVYPKFYEKLKGAKTAVVTCNKQGYITKKIQTFNNSVGYASLEQGGNLIVKEQWLQDPCWIIYVKIDETTEEFAELLLNNKAKFIPYLGKNDHFADITDVKKVDLKEVKEVSHIQSLFKTGDFKIDTYIDEEEEDFNPWRYRECLPVGLDETLNQYEFEDFTATNLSIKNTNNITLYKDNELNKVVYLF from the coding sequence ATGCAGGCGGTAAGATTCAAACTTTCAGGTAGAACTGCATTCTTTAAAAAGCCAGATGTAAATACTTATTATTATTTCACTTATGGAAACATACATAAGGTTGCTCTTCTTGGAATTATGGGAAGTATTGTGGGATTAGATGGATACAACAAACAAAGTGAAGTCTACCCTAAATTTTATGAAAAGTTAAAGGGTGCTAAGACAGCTGTAGTGACTTGTAATAAGCAAGGATATATAACTAAGAAAATTCAAACCTTTAACAACTCTGTGGGATATGCAAGTTTGGAGCAGGGTGGAAATCTTATAGTTAAAGAACAATGGCTTCAAGATCCATGCTGGATAATATATGTTAAGATAGATGAAACTACAGAAGAATTTGCAGAATTGCTTTTAAATAATAAAGCTAAATTCATACCTTATTTAGGTAAAAATGATCATTTTGCAGATATTACAGATGTAAAAAAGGTGGATTTAAAAGAAGTAAAAGAAGTAAGCCATATACAAAGTTTGTTTAAAACTGGAGATTTTAAAATAGATACTTATATAGATGAAGAAGAGGAAGACTTTAATCCATGGAGATATAGAGAATGTTTGCCTGTAGGTTTAGATGAAACATTAAATCAATATGAATTTGAAGATTTTACAGCAACAAATCTTT